A portion of the Pomacea canaliculata isolate SZHN2017 linkage group LG13, ASM307304v1, whole genome shotgun sequence genome contains these proteins:
- the LOC112554618 gene encoding zinc transporter ZIP3-like, which produces MILCIVPAQDAGQGAVRLNTSCATSGSSAMSPEDMEVVVAKIISLLVLTVLSVLSGLLPLRLLLHAPQLFTVHRTTVDYFLCGLRCLSGGVFLATGFLHLLPDTREKMAAVLLNMGSRTTYAVTELLIMAGFFLVVFVEQIIKCLYIKAERSDQLRASGGSGCADGAEGGAGGGGGGNGGGCTRSGIPGGRYRFYDDKAIIPSTLEELDEELAEGSVEENGGIGNGYGGGGSVELPLAGGVTNGNRDHPGCYPGGGYSTGGGYPGGNSGTSGGCGSSSGDDHDSDSLGSDTLIKEHHGADLDLSQHDLDDDLEHIPVTLRLSVHSMNLRHCSLPDLGVTRVVKQLSQADLTRRAHFRSIIYIMALSLHGIFEGLALGLQSRESSVWSLCFALCLHRCVLAFQLGMDLCGARESQGTAFLCIGTFTLISALGIVAGILFSSGAMLYTDVTIPEAILQSLASGTILYIVFFDILFKDLQGRGDIKRVSCCFVGFALMAIILAIVMGS; this is translated from the exons ATGATACTTTGTATCGTTCCTGCCCAAGACGCTGGCCAGGGTGCGGTGAGACTGAACACCAGCTGTGCAACATCCGGGTCCTCGGCCATGAGTCCGGAGGACATGGAGGTTGTGGTGGCCAAGATCATCTCCTTGCTCGTGCTGACTGTGCTGTCCGTCCTGTCGGGGTTGCTGCCCCTGCGGCTGTTGCTGCACGCGCCGCAGCTGTTCACCGTGCACCGGACGACGGTGGACTACTTTCTGTGCGGCCTGCGCTGTCTGTCCGGCGGAGTCTTTCTGGCCACGGGattcctccacctcctcccagACACTCGCGAAAAAATGGCCGCCGTGCTGCTCAACATGGGCTCCAGGACCACGTACGCCGTCACGGAGCTGCTGATAATGGCAG GCTTCTTCCTGGTGGTGTTCGTCGAGCAGATCATCAAATGCTTGTACATCAAAGCCGAGCGATCGGATCAACTCCGCGCCTCTGGTGGGAGCGGGTGTGCAGACGGTGCTGAGGGAGGAgctggtggaggaggaggaggtaacGGTGGAGGATGCACCCGCAGTGGCATCCCCGGGGGACGCTACCGTTTCTATGACGACAAGGCCATCATTCCCTCCACGCTAGAAGAGCTGGACGAAGAGCTCGCCGAAGGAAGTGTCGAGGAGAACGGAGGAATCGGGAATGGGTACGGTGGGGGCGGCAGTGTCGAACTCCCTCTGGCGGGGGGCGTGACCAACGGTAACAGGGACCACCCTGGGTGCTACCCTGGAGGAGGTTACTCTACAGGAGGCGGGTACCCTGGAGGTAACAGCGGGACGAGCGGCGGGTGCGGAAGTTCCTCGGGTGACGACCACGACTCGGACAGCCTGGGCTCCGACACGCTGATCAAAGAACACCACGGCGCGGACCTCGACCTCTCGCAACACGACCTCGATGACGACCTCGAGCACATCCCAGTGACGCTGCGGCTGAGCGTGCACTCGATGAACCTGCGCCACTGCAGTCTGCCTGACCTCGGGGTCACGCGGGTCGTCAAGCAGCTGAGCCAGGCTGACCTGACGCGCCGCGCGCACTTCCGctccatcatctacatcatGGCGCTGAGCCTGCACGGCATCTTCGAGGGCCTGGCGCTGGGGCTGCAGAGCCGCGAGTCCAGCGTGTGGTCGCTGTGCTTCGCCCTGTGTCTGCACCGCTGCGTGCTGGCCTTCCAGCTGGGCATGGACCTGTGTGGGGCCAGGGAGTCGCAGGGCACGGCCTTCCTGTGCATCGGCACCTTCACGCTCATCTCCGCCCTCGGCATCGTCGCCGGCATCCTCTTCTCCTCCGGCGCCATGTTGTACACTGACGTCACCATACCGGAAGCCATCCTCCAGTCGCTGGCTTCGGGGACGATTCTCTATATCGTCTTCTTCGACATCCTCTTCAAGGACCTGCAGGGACGGGGCGACATCAAGCGCGTGTCTTGCTGTTTCGTCGGCTTCGCGCTCATGGCCATCATCCTGGCCATCGTCATGGGGAGCTAG